A region of Acidobacteriota bacterium DNA encodes the following proteins:
- a CDS encoding PilZ domain-containing protein gives MSSRIVLIGPEDALPSLQERLGPGTAVHTFTDSEALEALDHIIRTKPAMVAMQDEFSATSRGTALINRIKDDPALTGCEVRVLARDNEMSRVAVKRGQAGGAAVAVDEPAPALDQRGTRRAARIRIREGVEVAVDGNPAALIDLSMVGAMVVSPTVLKPNQRVRVIMGDGKAAVRCSGAVVWAAFEMPKGMPTRYRAGLDWGMTAEASSIETFAEKNKKA, from the coding sequence GTGTCGTCGCGCATTGTCTTGATCGGACCTGAGGACGCGTTGCCCAGCCTGCAGGAGCGCCTGGGCCCCGGCACCGCGGTTCACACCTTTACCGATAGCGAGGCCCTCGAGGCCCTCGATCACATCATTCGCACCAAGCCGGCGATGGTGGCGATGCAGGACGAGTTCTCGGCCACTTCGCGCGGCACCGCCCTCATCAACCGCATCAAGGACGACCCGGCGCTCACGGGGTGCGAGGTCCGCGTGCTCGCGCGCGACAACGAAATGAGCCGGGTCGCGGTGAAGCGCGGCCAGGCCGGTGGCGCCGCCGTGGCGGTGGACGAGCCGGCGCCGGCCCTCGACCAGCGCGGCACCCGCCGCGCCGCGCGCATCCGCATTCGCGAGGGCGTCGAGGTGGCGGTTGATGGCAACCCGGCCGCGCTCATCGACCTCTCGATGGTCGGCGCCATGGTCGTCTCCCCCACCGTGCTCAAGCCCAACCAGCGCGTGCGGGTCATCATGGGCGACGGCAAGGCCGCGGTTCGGTGCAGCGGCGCCGTGGTGTGGGCCGCGTTCGAGATGCCGAAGGGGATGCCGACGCGCTATCGCGCCGGCCTTGATTGGGGCATGACCGCCGAGGCCTCGTCCATCGAGACCTTCGCCGAAAAGAACAAGAAGGCTTAG
- a CDS encoding adenylosuccinate synthase: MNIVVLGAQFGDEGKGKIVDLMTPNFSLVARYQGGHNAGHTVYVNGKKFVLHLIPSGILHAGVKCVIGNGVVVDPQALFKEIEELAQLGIDVGDRLLISDKAHLILPYHRELDILSEARRGERKIGTTSRGIGPAYEDKIGRRGIRVCDLVDTQALADEVRENVSARNRMIKDSTLDWKPVYDQLLAYGDRMRRWTGDVSLALDEARRAGQRILIEGAQGAMLDIDHGTYPYVTSSNATIGGACTGLGIPPKAIHGVLGVAKAYLTRVGEGPFPTELEGEIGNRLRETGQEYGASTGRPRRCGWYDAVAVRYAVRVNGIDSIALTKLDVLDDLETIEICTGYQIGDRTVTEFPSDLNTAGTITPIYESWPGWTKPTKGARDYAQLPAEAQRYIKRLEEVSGVPVGLISTGSDRLETIIRDDSVVADWLPKRPAV, encoded by the coding sequence ATGAACATCGTGGTCCTGGGGGCGCAGTTCGGCGACGAAGGCAAGGGGAAGATCGTCGACCTCATGACGCCCAACTTTTCGCTGGTGGCGCGGTACCAGGGCGGTCACAACGCCGGCCATACCGTTTACGTGAATGGCAAGAAGTTCGTCCTCCACCTGATCCCGTCGGGCATCCTCCACGCTGGCGTGAAGTGTGTAATCGGCAACGGCGTGGTGGTCGATCCGCAGGCGTTGTTCAAGGAAATCGAGGAACTGGCCCAGCTCGGCATCGATGTCGGCGACCGCCTGCTGATCAGCGACAAGGCGCACCTGATCCTGCCGTATCACCGCGAGCTCGACATCCTGAGCGAAGCGCGGCGCGGCGAGCGCAAGATCGGCACCACCTCGCGCGGCATCGGCCCGGCCTACGAGGACAAGATCGGCCGCCGCGGCATCCGGGTGTGCGACCTCGTCGACACCCAGGCGCTGGCCGACGAAGTGCGCGAGAACGTCAGCGCGCGCAACCGCATGATCAAGGATTCCACGCTCGACTGGAAACCGGTGTACGACCAGTTGCTGGCGTATGGCGACCGCATGCGCCGCTGGACCGGCGACGTCTCGCTGGCCCTCGACGAGGCCCGCCGGGCGGGGCAGCGCATCCTGATCGAAGGCGCGCAGGGCGCCATGCTCGACATCGATCACGGCACGTACCCGTACGTCACCTCGTCCAACGCCACGATCGGCGGCGCCTGCACCGGTCTTGGTATTCCGCCCAAGGCGATTCACGGCGTGCTTGGCGTCGCCAAGGCCTACCTGACGCGCGTCGGCGAAGGCCCGTTCCCGACCGAATTAGAGGGGGAGATCGGCAACCGGCTGCGTGAAACCGGCCAGGAGTACGGCGCGTCGACCGGCCGTCCGCGCCGGTGCGGCTGGTACGACGCCGTCGCCGTGCGTTACGCCGTGCGCGTCAACGGCATCGATAGCATCGCGCTGACGAAGCTCGACGTGCTCGACGACCTGGAGACGATCGAAATCTGCACCGGCTACCAGATCGGCGATCGCACGGTCACCGAGTTCCCGTCGGACCTGAACACCGCCGGCACGATCACGCCGATCTACGAATCGTGGCCCGGCTGGACGAAGCCCACCAAGGGCGCGCGCGACTACGCGCAGTTGCCCGCGGAGGCGCAGCGGTACATCAAGCGGCTGGAAGAGGTGAGCGGCGTGCCGGTCGGGCTGATCTCCACCGGCTCCGACCGCCTGGAAACCATCATCCGCGATGACAGCGTCGTCGCGGACTGGCTGCCGAAACGCCCGGCGGTCTAA
- the hutH gene encoding histidine ammonia-lyase: MILLDGATLSLDNLLAIADDFAEVGLAPEARARVAAARAVVEAKAAGTEAVYGVNTGFGNFAETRIEQADLAALQLNLLRSHAAGVDAPLPVRAVRASMALRANVLAKGYSGIRTETLEALLALLNRRVHPHVPSRGSVGASGDLAPLAHLALVLVGEGETWDDGVRVAGAKALAAAGLDPVVLGPKEGLALINGTQVSTAVLALALAGAERLGRAADIAAAMSIDGLMGSMHPFEARIHDARPFAGQGAVAGNLLRLMAGSGINSSHVNCGRVQDAYSMRCTPQVHGAAREALTWVRHIVHTEMNAATDNPMVFVAEGDAMGEIISGGNFHGAPLALAADLLAMAVAQLATISERRSERLVNPALSGLPAFLTRHGGLQSGFMIAQVTAAALTSEIKTLAHPASVDTIPTSANKEDHVSMSMHAALKAERALQLLTHVIGIEILCGCQALDLHAPLRSSEPLMRAHAEVRQQVPMLVDDRPPAPDIEAITKLIRNGRLEYATGIVVN, from the coding sequence ATGATCCTGCTGGACGGCGCCACACTCTCCCTCGACAACCTGCTCGCCATTGCCGACGATTTCGCCGAGGTCGGCCTCGCCCCGGAGGCGCGGGCCCGCGTGGCGGCGGCCCGCGCGGTGGTGGAGGCCAAGGCCGCTGGGACCGAAGCGGTTTACGGTGTGAACACCGGCTTCGGCAACTTCGCCGAGACGCGAATCGAACAGGCCGACCTCGCCGCGCTGCAACTGAACCTGCTTCGCAGCCACGCCGCCGGCGTGGACGCGCCGCTGCCGGTGCGGGCCGTGCGCGCCTCGATGGCGCTGCGCGCCAACGTGCTCGCCAAGGGCTATTCGGGTATTCGCACCGAAACACTCGAGGCGTTGCTCGCCCTGCTCAATCGCCGGGTGCATCCGCACGTGCCGTCGCGCGGGTCGGTCGGCGCCAGCGGTGATCTTGCGCCACTGGCGCACCTGGCGCTGGTCCTGGTCGGCGAAGGCGAGACCTGGGACGATGGCGTGCGGGTCGCGGGTGCGAAGGCCCTGGCCGCGGCCGGACTCGACCCGGTGGTGCTTGGCCCGAAAGAAGGGCTGGCCCTGATCAACGGCACACAGGTCTCGACCGCGGTGCTGGCGCTGGCGCTGGCCGGCGCCGAGCGCCTGGGCCGCGCCGCCGATATCGCGGCCGCCATGTCCATCGACGGCCTCATGGGCTCGATGCACCCGTTCGAGGCGCGCATCCACGACGCTCGCCCGTTTGCGGGACAGGGCGCCGTCGCCGGCAACTTGTTGCGCTTGATGGCGGGCAGCGGAATCAATTCGTCGCACGTCAATTGCGGTCGCGTGCAGGATGCCTACTCGATGCGGTGTACGCCGCAGGTTCATGGCGCAGCGCGGGAAGCGCTGACCTGGGTCCGTCATATCGTTCACACCGAAATGAACGCGGCGACCGACAACCCCATGGTGTTCGTGGCCGAGGGCGACGCGATGGGCGAAATAATCTCGGGCGGAAACTTTCACGGAGCGCCGCTGGCGTTGGCGGCCGATTTGCTGGCCATGGCCGTGGCGCAATTGGCAACCATCAGCGAGCGGCGGTCGGAACGCTTGGTTAATCCCGCCTTAAGTGGCTTGCCGGCGTTCCTGACCCGGCATGGCGGCCTGCAGTCCGGGTTTATGATCGCGCAGGTCACGGCCGCAGCCCTGACGTCCGAAATCAAGACACTCGCGCATCCGGCGTCGGTCGATACGATTCCCACCTCGGCGAATAAAGAAGATCACGTGAGCATGAGCATGCATGCCGCGCTCAAAGCGGAACGCGCCTTGCAGTTGCTTACGCACGTCATCGGGATCGAGATACTCTGCGGGTGTCAGGCGCTTGACTTGCATGCGCCGCTGCGCAGTTCAGAACCGTTAATGCGCGCGCACGCGGAAGTGCGACAGCAGGTGCCGATGCTCGTTGACGACCGCCCGCCGGCACCGGATATCGAGGCGATCACGAAATTGATCCGTAACGGAAGGCTTGAGTACGCGACCGGCATCGTTGTCAACTGA